The Nitrospirota bacterium genome contains a region encoding:
- a CDS encoding response regulator — protein MTFANKLEVAVLYVEDEALTRAAVSAPLGRRVQTLLQAENGKEGLELFRLHRPGIVITDIRMPVMDGLTMAREIKALDEKTQILVTTAHNDTNYFLNAIDIGIDRYVLKPIDHEKLFSGLEKCMATINLAREQQRHREECEKLIADLQSALATIKTLHGILPICSSCKKIRDDKGAWTQIEAYISEHTDAEFSHGICSDCAKKLYPDYFTRERNPSGE, from the coding sequence ATGACGTTTGCGAATAAACTGGAAGTAGCGGTGTTGTATGTGGAGGATGAAGCATTGACCAGGGCGGCCGTAAGCGCGCCGCTCGGCAGAAGAGTGCAAACCCTTCTGCAGGCGGAAAACGGGAAAGAGGGACTGGAGCTCTTTCGTCTGCACCGGCCCGGCATTGTCATCACCGATATCAGGATGCCGGTCATGGACGGGCTCACGATGGCCCGGGAGATAAAAGCGCTGGACGAGAAAACACAGATTCTCGTCACCACCGCCCATAATGATACGAACTATTTTCTGAATGCCATTGACATCGGCATTGACCGGTATGTGCTGAAGCCCATAGACCACGAAAAGCTCTTCTCAGGCCTGGAGAAATGCATGGCAACGATCAACCTCGCGAGAGAGCAGCAACGGCACCGGGAGGAGTGCGAAAAACTTATTGCCGATCTGCAATCGGCCCTCGCCACGATTAAGACTCTGCACGGCATACTGCCGATCTGCTCTTCCTGCAAAAAGATCCGCGATGATAAAGGCGCCTGGACACAGATAGAAGCCTATATCAGCGAACACACTGATGCCGAGTTCAGCCATGGAATATGTTC
- a CDS encoding HAMP domain-containing histidine kinase, whose translation MKIRDKLIIIAVLPIVLVLNLGVVQYRNTIVIARLNDKAQLADDISKKLSLLNELTLEHRVYSEERINVQWMERHTDIGKQLETVAPLFSDNKEKNTLDLIKRGHRTLLYLFAQLSAHGFHDREKSARSRQFADRITSRLLQEMEIIMAEVERLHSINHDSSVAYAERQSRLFIVFLVILALAVPSTAFFIIRAFSGSLTALQKGMQAVASGNLEYRIKSTSRDEVGDVSRAFDTMAEQRLRAEQARRESERILVHQSRLAAMGEMINAIAHQWRQPLNAVNAIIQDLKDAREYGVLDRTYLDRSVKNAMQQIQFMSRTIDDFRDFFHPDKTKKSFDVKQAAAEVLTMVSSQLLTYRISYRITCHVHNRTFEDFTSPIIPCEEMMILGYENEMKQVFLNLVNNAKDAILECREHGLMGPGVKGMIAIDFELPGERVVIKVTDNGGGIPAGILDRIFEPYFSTKEPGQGTGIGLYMSKVIIENNMGGRLTARNVDGGAEFRIEV comes from the coding sequence ATGAAAATCAGAGATAAACTGATCATTATCGCGGTGCTTCCCATCGTCCTGGTCCTGAACCTTGGCGTGGTCCAGTACCGCAATACCATCGTCATTGCCCGGCTGAACGACAAGGCACAGCTCGCCGACGATATCTCCAAGAAGCTGTCACTGCTCAACGAGCTTACGCTCGAGCACCGTGTATATAGCGAGGAACGCATTAACGTTCAATGGATGGAGCGTCATACCGACATCGGAAAACAGCTTGAGACCGTTGCCCCCTTGTTCAGCGACAACAAAGAGAAGAACACCCTCGACCTGATAAAGCGGGGCCACAGAACGCTCTTATATCTCTTCGCCCAGCTCAGCGCTCATGGCTTTCATGATCGAGAAAAAAGCGCGAGATCGCGGCAGTTTGCCGATCGCATAACAAGCCGCCTCCTCCAGGAGATGGAGATCATCATGGCCGAGGTGGAGCGTTTGCACTCGATCAATCACGACTCCTCTGTTGCCTATGCAGAGCGGCAGAGCCGGCTTTTCATCGTGTTCCTTGTCATTCTCGCCCTGGCGGTTCCCTCGACGGCCTTTTTTATCATACGCGCTTTTTCCGGTTCGCTCACGGCGCTGCAAAAAGGCATGCAGGCCGTTGCCTCCGGCAACCTCGAGTATCGGATCAAGTCGACCTCCCGCGACGAAGTCGGCGACGTGTCCCGCGCCTTCGACACCATGGCGGAGCAGCGGCTCAGGGCGGAACAGGCGCGGCGGGAATCCGAGCGGATCCTTGTCCACCAGTCCAGGCTGGCGGCCATGGGCGAGATGATTAACGCCATCGCCCATCAGTGGCGGCAGCCGTTGAACGCCGTCAATGCGATCATCCAGGACCTGAAGGACGCCCGCGAATATGGCGTACTCGACCGCACGTATCTTGACCGTTCGGTGAAGAACGCCATGCAGCAGATCCAGTTCATGTCGAGAACCATCGACGACTTCCGGGACTTTTTCCATCCCGATAAAACAAAGAAGTCTTTTGATGTGAAACAGGCGGCCGCGGAGGTGTTGACCATGGTTTCCTCCCAGCTTTTGACTTATCGGATATCGTACCGTATCACGTGCCATGTCCATAACCGGACCTTCGAGGACTTCACCTCCCCCATTATTCCCTGCGAAGAAATGATGATACTCGGGTATGAGAACGAGATGAAGCAGGTATTTCTGAATCTTGTCAACAACGCAAAGGACGCGATTCTAGAGTGCCGGGAGCATGGCCTGATGGGCCCGGGGGTAAAGGGGATGATAGCAATTGACTTTGAACTTCCGGGAGAGCGGGTCGTGATCAAGGTGACGGACAACGGCGGGGGCATCCCTGCCGGGATACTGGACCGTATCTTTGAACCCTATTTCTCGACCAAGGAACCAGGCCAGGGTACGGGGATCGGGTTGTACATGTCGAAGGTGATCATTGAAAATAACATGGGCGGCCGGCTGACCGCCCGCAACGTGGACGGCGGGGCCGAATTCAGGATCGAGGTGTGA
- a CDS encoding ABC transporter substrate-binding protein: MKTIKYLPMLVFFCVMLFSAPVSGCKDRQSSGLQNNVTPVTLCQGGMLTILPLIARQQGFDAKEGLAITLINKKDGKLSMEALVAGECDFSSTSEPPIVSRSFEYDDFVILASLASSENATKIIARRDRGIRTAADLKGQIVGVRKNTISHFFFDMFLRKNGLAAREVKMRFIEPLNMPEALARGEIEAYSGSDASILSGKKLLGRNAVILSEPGLCYNANYLLGMKTYVDGNPDIVRRLLAALLRAERFTIENPAKVAALVIKAANGNQAELESILKDSRFAVSLPQAALIALGDHARWTIEIRQTSRTSIPNYLTFIRREFLQSLKPDAVTM, encoded by the coding sequence ATGAAGACGATAAAGTACCTCCCGATGCTCGTATTTTTTTGCGTGATGCTGTTCAGCGCGCCGGTATCGGGATGCAAGGACCGGCAATCCTCTGGTCTGCAAAACAACGTGACTCCGGTGACCCTTTGCCAGGGCGGGATGCTGACGATCCTCCCTCTTATCGCGCGACAACAGGGATTCGATGCCAAGGAAGGCCTCGCGATAACCCTCATTAACAAGAAGGACGGTAAACTGTCCATGGAAGCGCTCGTCGCAGGCGAGTGCGACTTTTCCTCAACCAGCGAGCCTCCCATTGTCAGCCGGAGTTTCGAGTATGACGATTTTGTCATCCTCGCTTCGCTAGCGTCATCGGAGAACGCCACCAAGATCATCGCACGGAGAGACCGGGGGATAAGGACGGCCGCGGATCTCAAGGGACAGATCGTCGGTGTGCGCAAAAACACCATTTCCCACTTCTTCTTCGACATGTTCCTGAGAAAGAACGGCCTCGCTGCCCGCGAGGTGAAAATGCGGTTTATCGAGCCGCTGAATATGCCAGAGGCCCTCGCCCGTGGAGAGATCGAGGCCTACTCCGGTTCCGACGCGTCCATCCTTTCGGGGAAAAAACTTCTGGGGCGGAATGCCGTTATCCTCAGCGAGCCGGGGCTATGCTACAACGCCAACTACCTGCTTGGGATGAAAACCTACGTGGACGGCAATCCCGACATCGTCCGCCGGCTGCTCGCCGCGCTGCTGCGCGCCGAGCGGTTCACTATTGAAAACCCCGCCAAGGTCGCGGCACTGGTCATCAAGGCTGCCAATGGAAACCAGGCGGAATTGGAATCGATCCTGAAAGATTCACGCTTTGCCGTTTCGCTTCCCCAGGCGGCCCTGATCGCCCTCGGGGACCATGCGCGCTGGACGATCGAAATCCGTCAGACATCCCGGACCTCAATTCCAAATTATTTGACCTTCATCCGCCGCGAGTTTCTCCAGTCTCTCAAGCCGGATGCCGTCACCATGTAA
- the glgC gene encoding glucose-1-phosphate adenylyltransferase: MYTSANITRNTIAMVLAGGKGERLSPITIGRPKPAVPFGGKYKIIDFVLSNMFNSGIRQTYILTQYHAYSLSRHIKESWGKWVGLGEFYDTISPETTSMGEQWYKGTADAIYQNLRLIESSGAEYAVIFGGDHIYKMDISQMMTYHRMNKADLTIAALDVSVEDASRFGIVRVDEDLRVKSFLEKPKDPPLVPGRNTCFASMGNYIFSMSKLIDVLKQGKRAYEELDFGQHVIPMMLDQGDKVFAYSYFDNNIPGMEPNERGYWKDVGTLDSYYDANMDLIHVSPQLNLYNYTWPILTNQGNLPPAKTVFDDNGRRGQNLDSLVCGGCITSGAMVRRSILGPSCKVHSYALVEDSILFENVQIGRHARIRKAIIDENINIPEGMEIGFNHEEDRMRGCIVTESGIVVVTK, from the coding sequence ATGTATACGAGCGCCAACATCACGCGGAATACCATCGCCATGGTCCTCGCGGGCGGCAAGGGCGAGCGGCTCAGCCCCATCACGATCGGCAGACCGAAGCCCGCGGTCCCCTTTGGCGGAAAATACAAGATCATTGATTTTGTGCTGAGCAACATGTTCAATTCCGGCATCAGGCAGACCTACATCCTGACCCAGTATCATGCCTACTCGCTCAGCAGACACATCAAAGAGTCCTGGGGCAAATGGGTCGGGCTCGGCGAGTTTTACGACACCATCTCTCCCGAGACAACGAGTATGGGCGAACAGTGGTATAAGGGCACGGCCGACGCCATCTACCAGAACCTCCGGCTCATCGAGTCGTCCGGCGCCGAGTATGCGGTCATTTTCGGCGGCGACCATATCTATAAGATGGACATCTCGCAGATGATGACGTATCACCGCATGAACAAGGCGGACCTCACCATTGCGGCACTCGATGTCTCCGTGGAAGATGCATCGCGCTTTGGCATCGTTCGCGTGGACGAAGACCTGCGCGTAAAGTCGTTCCTGGAAAAACCGAAGGATCCGCCCCTTGTCCCGGGAAGAAATACCTGTTTCGCCTCAATGGGAAACTACATCTTCTCCATGAGCAAACTGATCGACGTCCTGAAACAGGGAAAGCGCGCCTATGAGGAACTCGATTTCGGACAGCATGTGATCCCGATGATGCTCGACCAGGGAGACAAGGTCTTTGCCTACAGTTACTTTGATAATAATATTCCCGGCATGGAACCGAACGAGCGGGGATATTGGAAGGATGTCGGCACCCTGGATTCGTATTATGACGCGAACATGGACCTTATCCACGTCAGCCCCCAGCTTAACCTCTATAACTATACGTGGCCGATCCTGACCAACCAGGGCAACCTCCCGCCGGCCAAGACCGTGTTCGATGACAACGGCCGCCGCGGGCAGAACCTCGATTCGCTCGTCTGCGGAGGCTGCATCACCAGCGGGGCGATGGTGCGGCGGTCCATCCTCGGGCCTTCCTGCAAGGTCCACAGCTACGCCCTGGTCGAGGACTCGATCCTTTTCGAGAACGTGCAGATCGGCCGTCACGCTCGGATCAGGAAGGCCATCATCGATGAGAACATCAACATTCCGGAAGGGATGGAGATCGGCTTCAACCATGAAGAGGACCGGATGCGCGGATGCATCGTCACCGAGTCGGGCATCGTGGTGGTTACGAAATAG
- a CDS encoding transporter substrate-binding domain-containing protein, whose product MKYKPLPIASALLFGILTLLYYSGSVYAQQGAGEFLAGVPRNFPPHYSIDNKTGEPAGFAIDIMDEVARRSGIRVRYVVYPTWAKTFEAMEKGKVVLIPNLGITAEREAYMDFTSPVETAPIVIFVRATTTDIKSVDDLDGKEVAVVEQNKGLFLMQERGGSKLLIYASQDEAFLSLISGRSDALVFPEPPIAYLSRKSGLDGRIKIVGKPLLEVKRSIAVRAGNHELQKKLDDEVKTFIKTPRYADIYAKWYGKPAPYWTARRVAVFGGGFLALVIVTLVVWRYLSMLRLNRDLKVAFEELKKAEEALQEREERLRSVIEQSPIGIALSRDGITLDANKAYLGMFGYSAIKELSGKPLIDQIAPQCRPEILDRISRRARGQAAETAYETIGLRKDGSQFPFYVSVSRINLPDGPVTISFFIDITGRKQTEAALHESEEIFSQFLQHSPIYVFFKDDAGRPVRLSSNFEKMLGKPVPELLGKTMDELFPTDLAKSMIADDLRILKEGKQVEIEEELNGRFYSTIKFPIYRDGKARYLAGFTMDITDRRKLEEQLLQSQKMEAVGQFAGGIAHDFNNILTAIIGYACIAQMKMKTDDPVRVNVDHILESANRAAALTQSLLAFSRKQVMNFRPVDVNEIIQRVEKFLQRIIGEDIEMKTIAKQGALMVNADSGQIEQVLMNLATNARDAMPKGGVLTIETDTVMVDDEYIRMHGVGKQGPYAVVSVSDTGEGMDETTRKRIFDPFFTTKETGKGTGLGLSIVYGIVQQHKGFVNVYSEQENGTNFKIYLPIVQTPAEVHQTLAVSTPVGGIEMVLLAEDDEKIRELSRQVLQDFGYTVITAKNGEEAVLKFREQKDRIRLVILDVVMPRMSGSAAYQEMKKIRPDIKAMFISGYAADDVHIKWLLAAGMSVIQKPVSPTDFLKKVREVLEKK is encoded by the coding sequence ATGAAATATAAACCGCTCCCCATAGCATCAGCATTATTGTTTGGCATTCTAACCCTCCTGTATTACTCCGGGTCGGTGTATGCCCAGCAGGGGGCTGGAGAATTCCTTGCGGGCGTGCCCAGGAATTTCCCTCCTCATTATTCAATTGATAACAAGACAGGGGAACCTGCCGGCTTTGCCATCGATATTATGGACGAGGTTGCGCGAAGGAGCGGTATCAGGGTCAGATATGTCGTGTATCCCACCTGGGCAAAGACCTTTGAGGCGATGGAAAAGGGCAAAGTGGTTCTTATCCCGAACCTTGGAATTACTGCCGAGAGGGAAGCGTACATGGACTTTACCTCACCGGTTGAAACTGCTCCTATTGTTATATTCGTGAGAGCAACTACCACTGATATTAAGAGCGTCGACGACCTGGACGGGAAAGAAGTGGCTGTTGTGGAACAGAACAAAGGACTCTTCCTGATGCAGGAAAGGGGAGGGAGCAAACTGCTCATCTATGCTTCACAGGACGAAGCTTTTCTGTCACTTATCTCGGGGAGATCGGATGCTCTTGTGTTCCCGGAACCTCCTATTGCCTATCTTTCCCGAAAATCAGGTCTTGATGGACGTATTAAGATTGTCGGGAAACCGCTCCTTGAGGTCAAACGGAGTATTGCGGTCAGGGCAGGCAATCACGAATTGCAGAAGAAGCTTGATGATGAGGTGAAGACCTTTATTAAGACCCCACGGTATGCGGATATCTATGCTAAATGGTACGGCAAGCCTGCGCCCTATTGGACCGCACGAAGGGTGGCTGTTTTTGGGGGTGGCTTCCTCGCATTGGTGATCGTAACGTTGGTAGTCTGGCGATATCTTTCAATGCTCAGGTTGAATAGAGACCTGAAAGTCGCCTTCGAGGAACTGAAAAAGGCGGAAGAGGCGCTGCAAGAGCGCGAAGAGCGTTTACGCTCGGTCATCGAACAATCGCCGATCGGAATAGCCTTATCCCGGGACGGTATTACACTTGATGCGAATAAGGCCTATCTGGGCATGTTCGGATACTCCGCTATTAAGGAATTGAGCGGGAAACCCCTCATTGACCAGATCGCGCCGCAGTGCCGTCCCGAGATACTTGATCGCATAAGTCGTCGCGCGCGGGGGCAGGCGGCGGAAACCGCCTATGAAACGATCGGACTGCGCAAAGACGGTTCTCAGTTCCCTTTCTACGTTTCGGTAAGCAGGATCAATTTGCCCGACGGCCCCGTGACGATCAGCTTTTTTATCGACATCACCGGGCGTAAACAGACGGAGGCGGCACTTCACGAAAGCGAGGAAATATTCAGCCAGTTCCTGCAGCACAGCCCTATTTATGTTTTTTTCAAGGATGATGCTGGCAGGCCTGTCAGGCTGAGCAGCAATTTCGAAAAGATGCTTGGCAAGCCCGTCCCTGAACTGCTGGGAAAAACAATGGACGAGCTGTTCCCCACCGACCTCGCAAAAAGCATGATCGCAGACGACCTGCGTATTTTAAAGGAAGGGAAGCAGGTTGAGATCGAAGAAGAATTGAACGGGCGGTTTTATTCGACGATCAAATTCCCGATTTACCGCGACGGCAAGGCGCGTTACCTTGCCGGTTTTACCATGGACATCACCGACCGCAGAAAGCTCGAAGAGCAGCTTCTGCAGTCGCAGAAGATGGAGGCTGTCGGCCAGTTTGCCGGCGGCATTGCCCATGATTTCAATAATATCCTGACGGCGATCATCGGCTACGCGTGTATTGCACAAATGAAAATGAAGACGGATGATCCGGTGCGCGTGAATGTCGACCATATCCTCGAATCGGCGAACCGGGCGGCCGCGCTGACGCAAAGCCTTCTCGCGTTCAGCAGGAAGCAGGTGATGAATTTCCGGCCCGTGGACGTGAACGAGATCATCCAGCGGGTCGAGAAGTTCCTCCAAAGGATCATCGGCGAGGACATTGAGATGAAGACCATTGCGAAACAGGGCGCGCTTATGGTGAATGCCGACAGCGGCCAGATCGAGCAGGTCCTCATGAACCTCGCGACCAATGCGCGGGACGCGATGCCGAAGGGAGGCGTGTTAACCATTGAAACGGACACCGTCATGGTGGATGATGAGTACATCAGGATGCACGGTGTAGGCAAACAGGGTCCCTATGCCGTGGTCTCGGTGTCCGATACGGGTGAGGGCATGGACGAGACGACACGCAAGAGGATATTCGATCCCTTCTTCACGACCAAGGAGACGGGCAAAGGCACGGGGCTCGGCCTTTCGATCGTCTACGGCATTGTCCAGCAGCATAAAGGCTTTGTCAATGTCTACAGCGAGCAGGAGAATGGGACAAACTTCAAGATCTATCTGCCGATCGTGCAAACGCCGGCTGAGGTTCACCAGACACTGGCTGTCTCGACACCGGTGGGCGGCATTGAAATGGTCCTGCTCGCCGAGGACGACGAAAAGATCCGGGAGCTTTCCCGGCAGGTGCTCCAGGATTTCGGCTATACGGTCATTACCGCCAAGAACGGCGAAGAAGCGGTCCTGAAATTCAGGGAACAGAAAGACCGCATCCGGCTCGTCATCCTTGATGTGGTCATGCCCAGGATGAGCGGCAGCGCGGCGTATCAGGAGATGAAGAAGATACGTCCCGATATCAAGGCCATGTTCATAAGCGGCTACGCCGCCGATGACGTGCATATCAAATGGCTTCTCGCGGCAGGAATGAGCGTTATCCAGAAGCCTGTTTCACCCACGGACTTTCTGAAAAAGGTGCGTGAAGTGCTGGAGAAGAAATAG
- a CDS encoding ASKHA domain-containing protein — protein sequence MTPLIFKKSISLPPPSDNDRRAHDQRIKDTLGLGPIDIPLTVLKRFPFFLNTGAPFSCIIGRINREYKLLDVGTERSYSIALDLGTTNLVALLYDNIAQKDVLTKSGENPQIIFGSDIMTRMHHTMSGNGEEVYRVLANGINGLIVDLCRDARVNTQDIHAMTVAGNTVMTHFFLGLDISTIPVEPFTPVVRTPGSFSASELNIAISPEAIVYVFPNAGSYVGGDITAGILASGIARTDKTSILIDVGTNAEIVIGNRDWMIVGAGAAGPALEEGISRIGKRANKGIVYDVEIRGGDISCKTFDQAKPEGICGSGMVSLLYELFTSGMIDKSGALVDGEHVTVIDGEKTLSIVCDGSEALFITQNEIQSFMRSKAAMFTLLLVLTRSVGISFKDIETVFVSGALGTGINAEKAAGIGMLPQWPAVIVKPLGNSSLEGARMLLMDSGLVNTVNAVVEKITYKPMQDDPEFMKEYMGAVFIPHTNPEMLKVG from the coding sequence ATGACCCCACTGATCTTCAAAAAAAGCATTAGCCTGCCGCCGCCGTCGGATAACGACCGCAGGGCACATGACCAGAGAATTAAGGATACCCTGGGGCTCGGACCCATCGACATACCGCTCACGGTATTGAAACGGTTTCCCTTTTTTCTTAACACGGGTGCGCCTTTTTCCTGCATCATCGGCCGGATCAACAGGGAATACAAACTGCTTGACGTCGGAACCGAGCGGTCCTATTCCATCGCGCTTGACCTCGGGACCACCAATCTGGTCGCTCTGCTGTACGACAATATCGCGCAAAAGGATGTTCTGACGAAAAGCGGGGAGAATCCCCAAATCATATTTGGCAGCGACATCATGACCCGCATGCACCACACCATGTCGGGCAACGGCGAGGAAGTCTACCGGGTGCTCGCGAACGGGATCAATGGACTGATCGTCGATCTTTGCCGGGACGCGCGGGTCAACACGCAGGATATCCACGCGATGACCGTGGCCGGCAATACGGTCATGACCCATTTTTTTCTGGGCCTTGATATTTCCACGATACCGGTTGAACCGTTCACTCCCGTGGTACGCACCCCGGGGTCCTTCAGCGCATCGGAGCTGAATATCGCGATCAGCCCGGAGGCCATCGTGTATGTGTTTCCGAATGCCGGGAGCTATGTGGGCGGTGATATTACCGCCGGCATTCTGGCATCGGGCATTGCCCGGACAGACAAGACCTCGATCCTGATCGACGTGGGCACGAACGCCGAGATCGTGATCGGGAACCGGGACTGGATGATCGTGGGGGCTGGCGCCGCCGGTCCGGCGCTTGAAGAGGGGATATCGAGGATCGGAAAACGCGCGAACAAGGGGATCGTCTATGATGTCGAGATCAGGGGCGGGGACATCTCCTGCAAGACCTTTGACCAGGCCAAGCCCGAGGGGATCTGCGGCTCGGGCATGGTGAGCCTGCTCTATGAGCTCTTTACGTCAGGGATGATCGACAAGAGCGGGGCCCTGGTCGACGGGGAGCATGTTACGGTCATTGATGGTGAGAAAACGCTCTCAATTGTCTGTGACGGCAGCGAAGCCCTTTTTATTACCCAGAACGAGATCCAGAGTTTCATGAGATCAAAGGCGGCCATGTTCACGCTGCTCCTTGTGCTGACGCGGTCCGTGGGCATCTCGTTCAAGGACATCGAGACCGTGTTTGTGTCCGGCGCCCTCGGTACCGGCATCAATGCCGAGAAGGCCGCCGGCATCGGCATGCTCCCTCAGTGGCCCGCGGTAATCGTCAAGCCGCTCGGTAACTCGTCCCTTGAAGGTGCGCGCATGCTGCTCATGGATAGCGGCCTGGTGAATACGGTCAATGCCGTCGTGGAAAAGATCACGTACAAACCCATGCAGGACGACCCGGAGTTCATGAAAGAGTATATGGGCGCGGTATTCATTCCTCATACGAATCCGGAGATGCTGAAGGTAGGGTGA
- a CDS encoding YkgJ family cysteine cluster protein, which translates to MKKTQKNKGGLSRRLHFPEDEKRLPWLPLLLDAHAIADTGIAIAIRNEEKLRKRKLACGKGCGNCCEHQKDLPLYPHELVGIYWYVSEKLPATTRDALTIRLSTHMADSPCPFLIDGSCSIHPLRPLGCRQFNVFTTPCSPGEDPYHTRRDDVLVPIADYTDRAFAAVLPFYNMKREGDLSRAIKLIRSQIMNLQTFNWGRLLAMIEQTGSLKSD; encoded by the coding sequence GTGAAAAAAACACAGAAGAATAAGGGCGGCCTTTCGCGGCGTCTCCATTTCCCTGAAGATGAAAAGCGGCTGCCGTGGCTGCCGCTGCTTCTCGATGCCCATGCGATCGCGGACACCGGCATAGCCATTGCGATACGCAATGAAGAGAAGCTGAGAAAAAGAAAACTCGCGTGCGGCAAAGGATGCGGCAATTGCTGTGAGCATCAAAAAGATCTGCCCCTTTATCCCCACGAGCTGGTCGGCATCTACTGGTATGTTTCTGAAAAATTGCCTGCGACCACCCGGGATGCGCTGACAATCCGTCTTTCCACCCACATGGCGGATTCCCCGTGCCCGTTTTTAATAGATGGGTCCTGCTCCATTCATCCTCTCCGGCCTCTCGGGTGCCGGCAGTTCAACGTTTTCACCACGCCCTGCTCGCCGGGAGAAGACCCCTACCATACGAGGCGGGACGACGTGCTTGTTCCCATCGCCGACTATACGGACCGGGCGTTCGCCGCGGTGCTGCCGTTCTATAATATGAAGAGGGAAGGGGACCTTTCCAGGGCGATTAAACTTATCCGCTCCCAGATCATGAACCTCCAGACCTTCAACTGGGGCAGACTGCTTGCCATGATTGAACAAACAGGATCCCTCAAGTCCGACTGA